A segment of the Takifugu flavidus isolate HTHZ2018 chromosome 7, ASM371156v2, whole genome shotgun sequence genome:
ttagcaGACTCAGACATAATCAAGGTCTGTGAAATTCAAGTTCCTCACTAAACTGTCAGATCACGACACCTGCGAACTCTAAAATCTGAAGTTCCTCAACACGCTACTGGCTGTTTGAATGTCGCTGTAGCTGTTTGGTTTCAGTGTTGGAAACAGCTGCTGAGATTGGCGCACGTTCTTGGGAACCTGCTCGGCTTTTTAGGATTTCACCTGTGGCCTTGCACGCCGATATTGAAAGTGGTTTGGGAAGTATAGCAACACCTCGAGGTGTGACAGTTGAGCTCATCTATGAAATTTTCAAAAAACAGCGGTGACAGACCAGAGAATTGTGTCCGGCCTCGGCGTACGTCTCACAGTCGAATTCCCCCGGGGCAGAGAGGCTCATCACCCCATCTTGTTCCCATCATTAACcatacctacacacacacacaagcccctgaagttcacacactgacacacacacctacacacagagTCGGGGAATGCTGGGGAAAATAGCCCTCATTTATTATTGCCACACTCCCTCGTCTCGTCCCCGCGGTTCAACGGGTGCTCCGCCAAAGCACGTCTTCCACCGCCAATGTCACACAATTACCTCTTAACTGCTCAAACAAATAGAGCGACCCAGAGAGTGACATCAAATCAAAACTGTCACAGGTGATTGAGTCTGGTCATCAAGGCCGCCCGCCCGCTACCTGTCAGGAGAGTGAGGGAAtgaaaggaagacagagagaagcgGGAGAATGTGATAGCGGCTTTATAATAGACCCCTAATAATGTATAAACACCCCCGCTCTCTTTTCTGGCTCCACTCATATTAAAGTTGGGCACTGAGAGCGCGATGCCCTCCTTTTCAGCCGCTCCGCCTCCTCTCGGGACTCAGGGCAGAGAGGAATGGCTGTGAGTGTAATAATGATAGGGAAAATGATAGAGGGGAGATTGAAATTTCCATCCTCTGAACCATGCCGGCTCTGCTCCCGAAAAGACATTGGCTGCTAATGGGGTTAGATCACACGCATGAGAGTCCGAGGCCTGAGCGATGCCCCCGCGTCACCGACGGAGGGGGGGAAAGTCAacactttgtaaaaaaaaatactccCAAAAGGTTTGGGTAGGAAGCGACGGTCCCCCGACTCCGGCAAACCGTCTGGACTTGCTTGTGTGACTGCGAAGAGCCGAACCTGCcaataaaatgaaagaaaacgcCTGAACAACTGGAGCCAGAGGACCATTAGGGACACGGAGACGCTGTTGCCAGTGTCTGATGTAAATTGGAGAGTGACACAGTCAACAGACACACTCGGCTGCACGCTGCCACGGAACGCCGGGGCCGTGACACTGACAAATGGAATATTTCAGAGGACTTAATCAGAGGAAATGGGGGTCGGTCTGCCGGTGACACGCGTCTCGCTCCAACACTCCCGCAAAGAAAACAGACTGCCGGCGATAGAAGAGCCACATCTCCGCCTGACTCTCTGTCTATCTGTTATCGTCCCATTATTACCATGATACCAGGCGGGTCGGTGTGCGTGTTGCCAACAGCATGTAGGACATTCAGATTCAATCACAGATACCAGGCGGAAGCTGCAGCAACAAACCCACTGTAGAATGGCAACACGCTGGGCTGCATAGTAGCAGAATATATTCAGGCTAAATGGATAATTGGACACAAACACTCCAACAGAGCATTTAAGATGTAGAGTTGGACCAGCTCAGATTTTTTAGCAAAGACATCCAGACTGCACTGATAATATAGCATCAAGCCATTTCTGTGCTGCTGACCCAGGAGGACGGGGGACAATGAAGAGGGGACGCAACAGCTGTAGCTCCCATTCTTGAGCTGCCCCGCTGTCAACATGTTGGGTTGGTCCCAGCACTATGCTGCAACATACCAGGCCATCCTACTTTTTATTAGAGTCGTCCAGTCCTATTAACAtcacccaccccccctcaaaaaaatcAATCTCGCGTCTCCTGACTCCTTTGCTTCCTAGATCCATGGCAGTGCCACCAGAAGCTGCCTACGTCCGTGAGATTTGGCGCCTCAAGTCCAGTAGCTCCATGCTGGGTATGAATCACGGCAAGGAGCCGCTGCGCTGTCACAGCGGCTACAGATCAATGATAATTACCACCTTGACATGAGTACGCTTATTACTGAACAGGATCAGGGACAGGGGCCCGAGCCCCGGTGGCCGTAGGGCCCGATCGATACTCCAGGAATAATGGCTCTCTGGGGCCCTAGATTGGACTTTGCCACTAAACAAGCCATTACAGCCGCACGCATGACAGCTTAGGTCTAGATATGCGTCCTAACTCTCCTTGTCCTGGAGGCTTCTCTCTCGGAACCCGCCTCAGTATGGCTCCCACAGGCCTCCGTACTCAATCTTGTCACGGGCTGTTATGGGCAAGCGAGACACTCGCCTCTGGCTTTGAGACACGTTAACCAGAAGTGAGTGATTAGGGGAAGCATGCTGCTACAACACAATGTGCCTCTGTACAGCACACCAGTGAACGGGGGCCCTACAACGTGACCCGGTGATCGGCGCCGAGCATAGAGATCAAACAGCGCGGTGTGCAACGCACACTCGCACAAACAAGACACACAAACGCGAGCACGTCGGGGCGTATAAGCGATGCTGATCCGTCTGTGGCAGTCCTCATCTTCTTTTGGGCTTTGAATTCCACCGTTTCCCTCCTGCAGAtcccttgtttttttcccccttctccttttttaatcCGGTCATACCTGTAATCAGGCTCTATGACAGGAAACTTCAGAGAATCAATTAGTCCTCGCCTCATCCGGGAGCCAAGACGATTCCTCTCGACTTGAGCCGCAAACTCCTTCTATCAGGAGTCATTCTGCCTGCCTAACACCCAGACTCCTCTCTCCTGAGCCCGGATAGGTTTGACTCTAAGCCTCTAAAACGTTGACAACCCAAAGCGCCTTTCTCTCGGCAAGCCCTTACAGCCTGCCTCAACCCCggccctttctcctctctctaacGTCACTGCTgctaaataaagactgatttgttttcctccatttcGTACGGGGGTAAATAAACAGCCGTCTTTAACAGAGTTGGACGAGCACAGATTCAGCCGGTGAAACTTGCGACTCTGCCTTTATCCCCGAGGAGACCCGACAGCGGGGACGGCTTTGTTTCAAATGCCGCCACATGGCACAAAGGGAAATGAAAACTCTTCTGCTGACTACAGCAGGCCCTGGAGTGGAGTCTGGAACAAACAGAACATTGAGGGGTCAGATTTAATCCCCCCGCCCCTGTCTTTTGTATTCAGATTAAAGACTAAGGAGGATTTGCGGAAGCCTGGAGCCTCTTGTTAAAAGACTGTGTTCTCCACTTAACCTGCAATTTACCTGTCACTTAAACCTGCCGCAGCCATCATAACACCTCTGCTAGTTAAAGGGGCagaggtttttttgtttaatgtaGTGTATTTCCAACTCTGAATAAAGGCTTCATGTTCGCTTGAGCATAATGGACCCGCCGACAGATGCTGGTTAAAGCAGCACCAGCCTGTGGAAGATACTTAACCCCTCAGGAATATGGGTTtacctcactcactcacacacacacacacacacacacacacacacacacacacacagagctcaccAGCAGAAATCACCTTTCAACCAGCCCGGCTGTTCACATAAAGTTGAATCTGGCGTTTATACTCGGGAGCGCCATGAAGGAGACGCCTGCAGACCATGGCGGCGCCTCACGACATGATCTGTATTTCCAGACTTTCTTGTCCTGTCTGTTAATGTGAAACTGCCCCCctgcacgcgcacgcacacacacacacacacacacaccattggcTCCTCAAGCGCggctcattttctttgatcCAATATAAATTAATGGAGGAAAAACTGCCGCCATCCTTCTACCAAACCTCATCTATTCGGTTCTCTCTGGTGGGTCGTCTTGCCGCCTGTTGGACGACCGTAATGCCCCACTAAATCTTCCACCTCTGCAGACCCCTTTGGGTCAGTGACAGCAGGAATGTGGAACATTTATACTGGCAGTGCAGCCAAGGTGAGCTGTGGAAGTGACTCTGAGACGTTATCGCTCACACTCGCTGGGCGCCGGAGCTCCGAGACGCTTCTACCTTCCGGTTCTCGGAGGCGCATGCAGATGCCCACCAAACAGGCATCCAGCCTGCAATGAAGCTTTACGCAAGGCTTTGATACGTCCCTTAATCTCCCCTAAACTGTCCCACTGGTTTTAACTCCCTTACGCATTAGCCTATGTCTTATAACTTAAGAGTTTATCGTTAGGCGCTAAATTTAGACGCCATTTCTTAAGATGCAAGGCAGCTTGGGAGCTGAGCACTATACGGCGTGCAAAATGATAAACCCACCAAAGCATAAGGGAAGATGAGCATTGTTTTAAAACCAGTTTGGAGTGAAGCATATTTTCCTTGTGAGGACAGTTTAAATGTTGGGACAACTCAACCCCTTTTCTTCCATTGTTTGTCCCTAAGgatcattttcagctgtttaacTTCAATTGCTCTTTACTGCTCCAGAGCTGTTCTTCCTGGTGTCTGTCAGAGTTTATTCTGAAGGAAAACACCAGCCCCACACACATCAGACCCATCCCCGATGGGCCCCTGCGTCAAATTCCCAACTTAAAACCCATTACTGAGCTATCAGCCAACTCATAATGCTGTCTAACGACCTCATTTCCCTAAGTGTCAACCCCGTCAGTCACCGGAGGCCCCCGTCGGCTCAGACGCCCCCCGCGTCCGAGAGTCACGGCTCTGGGGCGTCGCTGCTGCATCGTCTCATTCCGTCCTCATCAAAAACAGGATTGAGGCTTCAATCTCTGAAAATATGTCGAGGCAAAGTGACTGGAGGACACAGGGGGTCAGAGACTTTGGAATAAAAGTGCTGggaatttcatttcatttacctGGCCCACACTATTAGTCAGGGCTCTATTTCgatggagttggggggggggggggggggggggggctgcaggatgGTTACTGCAGCAAGCCAGAATGTGCAAAAGAATGATAATCTGATGGAAGCACAAATTATTTTTGTCCTTGTTACCTGTGAGGAGGAAAGTGATGAGACAGGACAAGGTTGAACTGGGGGTGGCCATTGTGTGCGTGTCCTCCTCTGTAGGGCTCCCTGCACACCTTCCTTTGAACTGATTTGGTAAATATGGAAAGGGGCCCCTAGGCCACACGGGCCGGCCCCTCTTTAGGAGTGGATAATTgactccttttcctctttgataATTCATTGCTTGCATATGCCAGCTAATACATCAGCTGAAAACTGCCCTGGCCCCTCGTCTCCCTCggcgctctctccctctctctctctctctctcacacacacacacacacacacacacacacacacagaggaatgaGCGACTGCCGAGGCTGAGCATAAAAAATGGGGATGACAAATGGGAGCACTTCCACATCTATGAATGAATTATGTCTTCTAAATACCTTGAGCAGAGGCAACTGTCAGATGGCGTCTTTGCTAATCTGGGACAAAATATGACCAGCTCTGCATTAAAGACGAGGGAGCAGGGCGGCGAGAGAATGAGGCGAGAAATGAACGAGCAATCAGGCCATTAAAACGTGGTGTCTGATTCAGCTTTGGTGGACATTTGCACATTTATCACTAAATGGAAATATCCTCCcccttttgtcattttaatgcgGCTCCTTCCGTTCAAATAGATTAGGATTATTCCGACAGAACAGAGATATCATTTGTTTTACAATAGCCGAGTCAGCGCTCACAAGAGTCGTTAGGAATTTGGAAAACTGAATGGAGCGATCAAATTAAAGACActccagctgtgggggggtggaggagtgtTTGATTGAACGCAGTAATGTCTCAGATGAGACGCCGGGCCTGGAGCGCTTGAGGTCCCTCACCTGCTGATGCCTGTGTTCAAAGAGGGAGGTCAAAAACACGTTGACCTTGTTATTGTTGCAACGCGCGGCGAGGCGAGGGCGTATTTCCTGCTGGTGTCTTTGGAGCAGCGGTTCCAGAGACGACCTGCCTGAGGTCCGGGGCCGCAACTGGTGAAGAGACGAGGCTTGAAGAGGCCCAAATACATGCAAACCACTACAGGCGTGATGGATTTAATGTTCACCTAATACAGGAATTATAggtgtcaatcaatcaatctttatttatatagcgtctgtaaGCACAAAAAGTTTATCTATGTGAAATAAATTCACGCGTATATAGGGAAATAAGGTGAACTTCCTGTTCTTAATGACTTCATAGTGCCATAGACATTTCAAATTATTTAGGCTGATCGTGACTAATTTCATATCACGTCCCCTAAGTCTAAATTCTCTTTGAGTCTTTATTTAAACTTACCTTAAAACATTGACACAAGacatttagaaatgtaaaatttcaCATTTAAGATATGATGTAATAATAAGGGCTGAGATATCACACACGTTTTTCTTTGCTAATACATGTGATTCAATTTTACGTATATTTAATATTTCCAGTGAGCTCGTTTAGTTAATTAAcatcaaaatgtttttatatatattaaaCATAGCAAAGATATTCAATAGGTCTTCTGAGAGAAAATATGTGTTTAGATAACAATACGTAAATTAAGAATGGTATATTTAATTTATCCAAAATAGTGAATGCAGCTCCTGCCTGTtggaaaaacaatattaaacCTGCAAGAAAGTATAGAAAATAATCAATTATTATGAGTAATCTACAGGACATTTCAGTATTTACAGAAGCGAAACACGAATCGCGCCTTATTAATTATTTGGTGTTTTCGTAAATAGCAACATATTTTAACGCTTTTTTGTCAGTCTAGTAAATGAAAACATCATTTATTAGATATACCTGATATACTGAACAATATTAATCAAGAACAGCACAATTTAGTTCCTGACCAAAACCGACTCGTCTTTTCACGGATCAAAAACATGTTAGTATTAAACTGTGTCTGCATTATTCTAGGAATTCCAGCGGTTTTGGCTTAAACAATTGATTCAATTTTAGACCAGTCAAATAAATCTACGTTTAAATTATTTAACCTTGCAAGGAAAATGGAACTACCGGGTATGTgatgccctctagtggacaaagGACGACGTACTCCAGCAGGTAAAATACGTAAATAACGTGTATCTATTTAATTTAGATCTGTAATTATCACCGTTACCACGTAGGCCCGGTTACAGTAAAGTACACCAAATTCAAATCAAACACATGAACTAAAATGgtttaatttgtcattttttattAGATTGGACTATAACTTGAATGACGGACACGTCCTTCGGTCGAAAGGAATTTGTGATtaccagcaaaaaaaaaaaatcctgttgtaAAATACGatcttgtttatttgtttatttttaaaaaaacgctTTTCAGTATATTGATGTAAGATTTGTAACAAATGTGCTGAGCTTGATGAAATCTGAGCTTCGGTCAATGAAAACAAAGCTCTTACTAATTGACTTTGGAAATGTGTCtttaagcttttttttattctttacttCCTTTTACCAACACACCTTTTGTAATCATGTGCGGACTGATTACTGGGTAAATAAATGATCGCTGCGGATAATTTCACCTCTGGGTTCGCATGTGGCTGCCAGCACACATCAGAGCAACACCTGCAGGTTCAAGTCCTGTTGACTCAgaaacgcgcgcacacacacgcacacacactagccTTTGAGTGCGTGGCCCAGCACCTAACCATGCCAACTATCCCCTCTGACCCTGAACCAAACCCTGTCTAACCCACAAACCATCTTTTTAGGTTGCACCACGTTACAACACATAATAACCAGAACCAATAGTTGATGGTGACTGCTCTGTTGTCTGTTatcgtgtgcgcgtgtgtgtgcgtgtgagtgatCACTGcgtgttctgctgtgtttgtcgACAGCAGATGTGTGACAATGAGTCAACAGAACTCTTACTTTTACCAGCATATGTTGGGCCAGAGGCAAaactgatggtgtgtgtgtgtgtgtgtgtgtgtttggaaggagccatttgtacagctgctgctggtgtattCCGTGCACGCGTGACCGTTTCTGTTCCTCTCAACTCAAAACCCCGGAATGACAAGCAAGTTTTATTGACATGAAGACATTGGTCATTTGTTCCTGAACATTAAGTGCTGGATCTGATCCAGGCATCCACTGACAGTCCGACGTTAATGGTTccatttctgcctgtttgaGAGCAACTGCCTGGAACGACCCTTTCTTGTTCCCGCACACTTGTGTGCGACATGGCAACAACAACGACATGCAACAACTGGATAAATGCAACAGAGACGATTGTTTAAAATAACCCAGGGACAGGAGTCCAGACAGCAGCGGAGGGAGAACCACGCCACCCCCGTCTGGAGTGACCCCCGCTGCTCCATCCTCAGGCTGGAGCACCACTTCCCTGGCTGGAGTTGGACCTGTGAGAGGATGAGGGGGAGTTGGTGGGACTGAGCTGGACGGCCGTGCTGTCCTGCAAGGTGTGCTCGCTGGTCTCCATCTCAAAGGCCACAGTCCCGATCTGCATCAGCCCCCATTTCTCACCTCCCTTAGCCCCATTAGCTGCGTGGGCCCGGGGTCTCCTGCTGACCACGCAGCAGGCCACGAAGAAGGCCGCCGCTATCAGTAAGAGGAGGGGGCCGATGACGATGGTGACGTTCCCAGCGGGAACTAAAGTGCCGAAGGCCAGCGCTCCCACCAGGGTGACGTTGATGCCCGCCAGCATGATGCACAGGCCGCAGGCACAACAGAGCGAGGGCGAGGGCAGGTTCTGGTGGAAGGAGGGCGGCGCGGGGGTCATGGGGAAGCCAGACGGTgtggtggtgcgttcaggttTCCCCATGTGGGACACAGAGTTCTGTGAGACGATAAGATAACGGACTCAAGTCAGTAAACACATCGTGTTTATGCGCACAAGTAAAGGAAGGAGTTCAGTCTCCTGCTGCATCAGAAGACTGATGTTTG
Coding sequences within it:
- the LOC130528295 gene encoding transmembrane protein 275-like, which codes for MGKPERTTTPSGFPMTPAPPSFHQNLPSPSLCCACGLCIMLAGINVTLVGALAFGTLVPAGNVTIVIGPLLLLIAAAFFVACCVVSRRPRAHAANGAKGGEKWGLMQIGTVAFEMETSEHTLQDSTAVQLSPTNSPSSSHRSNSSQGSGAPA